The following are from one region of the Desulfatiglans sp. genome:
- a CDS encoding FAD-binding oxidoreductase — protein sequence MAIANEIYTVLETIVGKDYISSDPVVCESYRSGPGGYENGLGYERVMTTIPGCIIMPKTTEEVQKIVKVCYRNDVPYVPYSTGFYGPKSHPHVEDALLIDLKRMDDFILDEKHFYVEVGPGVIYSPIQEECMKHGAYVVIGGGGAQASAIANLIGDGWSPLSHRIGLPHRRILGTEVVLPDGEILRLGSLAQGEDPFWGESPGPDLRGLLRGYTGLRGCLGIVTRMAIKTLPFQPERLVPTGISPNTALELPEKRVKWINFTVPNKEAQVTAMKNIGHAEIAGAVTKVPLFWRAIAKAECKEEFWDIWGKENEESISNFFIVRVLLIGYTSEEQMAYDENVLMDIMQEVGGIARRTKPSDESWIKNADSAGMWLMCGGYVSVDYVIETMSQATEHGESYADVKKRYTPPLMPDYGDPGWFQSFEMGHQGYSEFLVYWDQDDNTDGVDQFYLDTSKMNIKERFYTSLLGPHQPLYLTGPKYGPNYHTFMLKVKNEFDPKWMSHPPVPLAHDVFVNRAPWMQHMIDWEVPKDLPE from the coding sequence ATGGCTATAGCAAATGAAATATATACTGTTCTCGAAACAATAGTTGGTAAGGATTATATATCCAGTGACCCTGTAGTCTGTGAGAGTTACAGGAGCGGCCCGGGCGGTTATGAAAACGGGCTCGGTTATGAGCGTGTAATGACGACCATACCGGGCTGCATTATCATGCCCAAAACAACCGAAGAGGTGCAAAAGATAGTAAAGGTATGCTACCGGAATGATGTGCCATATGTGCCATACAGCACAGGTTTTTACGGGCCAAAATCACATCCCCATGTTGAAGATGCACTTTTGATTGATCTAAAAAGGATGGATGATTTTATTCTGGATGAAAAGCATTTCTATGTGGAGGTAGGCCCCGGTGTAATCTATTCACCCATACAGGAAGAGTGCATGAAGCATGGGGCATACGTGGTAATAGGGGGCGGTGGTGCGCAGGCCTCAGCAATAGCAAACCTTATTGGTGATGGCTGGTCTCCTCTTAGCCACAGGATCGGTCTCCCTCACAGGCGTATCCTGGGCACCGAGGTTGTACTGCCGGATGGGGAGATATTAAGGTTAGGTTCACTTGCCCAGGGTGAAGACCCATTCTGGGGTGAAAGCCCCGGCCCTGACCTGAGGGGGCTTTTGCGCGGTTATACAGGGTTGAGAGGCTGCCTTGGTATTGTTACAAGGATGGCAATAAAGACACTGCCCTTCCAGCCTGAAAGGCTTGTACCGACCGGTATTTCACCCAATACCGCACTGGAACTGCCTGAAAAGCGGGTTAAATGGATCAACTTCACGGTACCCAACAAAGAGGCACAGGTAACAGCCATGAAGAATATCGGACACGCCGAGATAGCAGGCGCAGTAACAAAGGTGCCCCTCTTCTGGAGGGCCATTGCCAAGGCAGAGTGCAAGGAGGAGTTCTGGGATATATGGGGAAAGGAAAATGAGGAGAGTATCTCAAACTTTTTTATCGTAAGGGTGCTTCTGATTGGCTACACCTCAGAAGAGCAGATGGCATACGATGAAAACGTGCTCATGGATATTATGCAGGAGGTTGGTGGCATTGCAAGGCGAACCAAGCCCTCTGATGAATCATGGATAAAGAATGCAGACTCAGCAGGCATGTGGCTCATGTGCGGAGGTTATGTCTCTGTTGATTATGTTATAGAAACCATGTCACAGGCAACAGAACATGGTGAATCATACGCAGATGTTAAAAAGAGATACACCCCGCCCCTTATGCCTGATTATGGCGATCCGGGATGGTTCCAGAGCTTTGAGATGGGGCATCAGGGTTACTCGGAGTTCCTTGTATACTGGGATCAGGATGATAATACTGATGGTGTTGACCAGTTTTATCTTGATACATCCAAGATGAATATAAAAGAGAGGTTTTATACCTCTTTGCTTGGCCCTCATCAGCCATTGTACCTTACAGGGCCGAAGTATGGCCCAAATTATCATACATTCATGCTCAAGGTTAAGAATGAGTTTGACCCGAAATGGATGTCCCATCCGCCGGTTCCCCTTGCACATGATGTGTTTGTTAACAGGGCGCCCTGGATGCAGCATATGATAGACTGGGAGGTTCCAAAGGATTTACCGGAATAA